From a region of the Cyprinus carpio isolate SPL01 chromosome A18, ASM1834038v1, whole genome shotgun sequence genome:
- the LOC109109536 gene encoding protein adenylyltransferase SelO-1, mitochondrial isoform X1, with product MCLFLGGTKTTTDQISVDVEKLRSAAAWTFENILVLFAVTSLSHAGMEDMGVNTSPCLERLEFDNVALKKLPLDPSTEPGVRQVRGACFSRVQPTPLKNPKFVAVSGPALALLGLDADEVLKDPLGPEYLSGSKVMPGSEPAAHCYCGHQFGQFAGQLGDGAACYLGEVKAPVDQSPELLLENPTGRWEIQVKGAGLTPYSRQADGRKVLRSSIREFLCSEAVFALGVPTTRAGSVVTSDSRVLRDVFYDGNACMERCSVVLRIAPSFIRFGSFEIFKRADEFTGRQGPSYGHDEIRTQMLDYVIESFYPEIHQNHSDRIERNTAFFREVTLRTARLVAQWQCVGFCHGVLNTDNMSILGLTLDYGPFGFMDRFDPDFICNASDTSGRYSYQAQPAICRWNLARLAEALVPDLPPDRAEQVLDEYLPIYNGFYLSNMRKKLGLLRKEEPEDEILITELMQTMHNTGADFTNTFRSLSQISCPTQQEGEDETEAIKQATELLLQQCASLEELKAANRPTMDPRELAMLLSMAQSNPALFQMISDRKTVARQLERLSRLKELMDTTAEQLRAKQTEDWSRWIKKYRQRLACECESGLDVKELQEERVRVMNNNNPYVVLRNYIAQNAVEAAENDDFSEVQRVLKVLEKPFSVQEGLEKPGWVGRGGAVDSGERDETGEQGNTSGAEARVLVPYDSKPPMWANEICVI from the exons ATGTGTTTGTTTCTAGGGGGAACAAAAACAACGACGGACCAGATTTCCGTGGACGTTGAGAAGCTCCGGTCTGCAGCAGCCTGGACGTTTGAGAACATATTGGTTCTCTTCGCAGTTAC ATCGCTATCACATGCGGGGATGGAAGACATGGGCGTAAACACGAGCCCTTGCCTTGAGCGACTGGAGTTTGACAATGTTGCTCTTAAAAAACTTCCACTGGACCCGTCCACCGAACCAGGGGTCCGACAGGTCCGGGGGGCCTGCTTCTCTAGAGTCCAACCCACCCCTCTGAAGAACCCAAAGTTTGTGGCAGTTTCAGGTCCAGCTCTGGCACTGCTGGGTCTTGATGCTGATGAGGTTCTGAAGGATCCACTAGGCCCGGAGTATCTCAGCGGATCTAAAGTGATGCCAGGATCAGAGCCTGCTGCCCATTGCTACTGCGGGCACCAGTTTGGACAGTTTGCAGGACAGCTTGGGGACGGAGCTGCATGTTATCTCGGAGAAGTGAAAGCCCCGGTGGATCAGAGCCCTGAATTACTGCTTGAGAATCCCACTGGACGCTGGGAGATTCAGGTGAAGGGTGCTGGACTGACACCATACTCTAG aCAGGCAGATGGGCGAAAGGTTTTGCGCTCCAGCATACGCGAGTTCCTGTGCAGCGAGGCAGTTTTTGCCTTGGGGGTCCCAACAACAAGAGCTGGGTCAGTAGTGACGTCAGATTCACGAGTCCTGAGGGATGTCTTCTATGATGGAAATGCATGCATGGAAAGATGCTCTGTGGTCTTGCGCATTGCTCCCAGCTTTATTAG GTTTGGATCGTTTGAGATCTTCAAACGAGCTGATGAGTTCACTGGCCGTCAAGGTCCCAGCTATGGCCACGATGAGATCAGAACCCAGATGCTGGATTATGTCATAGAGAGCTTCTACCCAGAGATCCATCAGAATCACTCAGACCGCATTGAGAGGAATACTGCTTTCTTCAGAGAG GTGACCTTACGAACAGCAAGGCTGGTGGCTCAGTGGCAGTGTGTGGGTTTCTGTCATGGAGTCCTCAATACTGATAACATGAGCATCCTGGGCCTGACTTTGGACTATGGGCCTTTCGGCTTCATGGACCG tttTGACCCAGATTTCATCTGTAATGCTTCCGATACTTCAGGCCGGTATTCTTACCAAGCCCAGCCGGCCATCTGCCGCTGGAATTTAGCTCGGCTCGCTGAAGCCCTGGTACCTGATCTACCTCCGGACCGGGCCGAACAGGTGCTGGATGAGTACCTACCTATATACAATGGCTTCTATCTGAGCAACATGAGGAAGAAACTGGGTCTGCTGAGGAAGGAGGAACCAGAGGACGAGATACTCATCACAGAGCTTATGCAGACTATGCATAACACAG GTGCGGATTTCACCAACACTTTCCGTAGCTTGAGTCAGATTTCCTGCCCAACACAGCAGGAGGGGGAAGATGAAACTGAGGCTATAAAACAAGCCACAGAGCTTCTCCTGCAGCAGTGTGCCTCTCTAGAGGAGCTCAAAGCTGCAAACAGACCCACCATGGATCCACG TGAACTTGCGATGCTGTTGTCCATGGCTCAGAGTAACCCTGCACTGTTCCAGATGATTTCGGACAGGAAGACAGTCGCCCGGCAGCTGGAAAGGCTCTCAAGATTAAAGGAGCTGATGGACACCACTGCAGAGCAACTAAGGGCCAAACAGACTGAAGACTGGTCCCGCTGGATCAAAAAATACAG GCAGCGGCTTGCTTGTGAGTGTGAATCAGGGCTTGATGTGAAAGAATTGCAGGAGGAGAGAGTACGTGTGATGAACAACAACAACCCGTATGTGGTTCTCAGAAACTACATCGCCCAGAATGCAGTAGAGGCAGCTGAAAATGATGACTTCTCAGAG GTCCAGAGAGTTCTGAAAGTGTTGGAAAAGCCGTTCTCTGTGCAGGAAGGTCTTGAAAAGCCAGGCTGGGTGGGAAGAGGAGGAGCGGTGGATTCAGGAGAAAGAGATGAAACCGGAGAACAAGGGAATACTTCAGGAGCAGAGGCTCGAGTACTTGTCCCATATGACAGCAAGCCCCCCATGTGGGCCAATGAGATCTGTGTCATCTGA
- the LOC109109536 gene encoding protein adenylyltransferase SelO-1, mitochondrial isoform X2, whose protein sequence is MASAGARLARLSISCSAVILRRSLSHAGMEDMGVNTSPCLERLEFDNVALKKLPLDPSTEPGVRQVRGACFSRVQPTPLKNPKFVAVSGPALALLGLDADEVLKDPLGPEYLSGSKVMPGSEPAAHCYCGHQFGQFAGQLGDGAACYLGEVKAPVDQSPELLLENPTGRWEIQVKGAGLTPYSRQADGRKVLRSSIREFLCSEAVFALGVPTTRAGSVVTSDSRVLRDVFYDGNACMERCSVVLRIAPSFIRFGSFEIFKRADEFTGRQGPSYGHDEIRTQMLDYVIESFYPEIHQNHSDRIERNTAFFREVTLRTARLVAQWQCVGFCHGVLNTDNMSILGLTLDYGPFGFMDRFDPDFICNASDTSGRYSYQAQPAICRWNLARLAEALVPDLPPDRAEQVLDEYLPIYNGFYLSNMRKKLGLLRKEEPEDEILITELMQTMHNTGADFTNTFRSLSQISCPTQQEGEDETEAIKQATELLLQQCASLEELKAANRPTMDPRELAMLLSMAQSNPALFQMISDRKTVARQLERLSRLKELMDTTAEQLRAKQTEDWSRWIKKYRQRLACECESGLDVKELQEERVRVMNNNNPYVVLRNYIAQNAVEAAENDDFSEVQRVLKVLEKPFSVQEGLEKPGWVGRGGAVDSGERDETGEQGNTSGAEARVLVPYDSKPPMWANEICVI, encoded by the exons ATGGCTTCTGCTGGAGCGCGTCTAGCGCGGCTTTCAATCTCATGTTCCGCTGTTATTTTACGTAGATCGCTATCACATGCGGGGATGGAAGACATGGGCGTAAACACGAGCCCTTGCCTTGAGCGACTGGAGTTTGACAATGTTGCTCTTAAAAAACTTCCACTGGACCCGTCCACCGAACCAGGGGTCCGACAGGTCCGGGGGGCCTGCTTCTCTAGAGTCCAACCCACCCCTCTGAAGAACCCAAAGTTTGTGGCAGTTTCAGGTCCAGCTCTGGCACTGCTGGGTCTTGATGCTGATGAGGTTCTGAAGGATCCACTAGGCCCGGAGTATCTCAGCGGATCTAAAGTGATGCCAGGATCAGAGCCTGCTGCCCATTGCTACTGCGGGCACCAGTTTGGACAGTTTGCAGGACAGCTTGGGGACGGAGCTGCATGTTATCTCGGAGAAGTGAAAGCCCCGGTGGATCAGAGCCCTGAATTACTGCTTGAGAATCCCACTGGACGCTGGGAGATTCAGGTGAAGGGTGCTGGACTGACACCATACTCTAG aCAGGCAGATGGGCGAAAGGTTTTGCGCTCCAGCATACGCGAGTTCCTGTGCAGCGAGGCAGTTTTTGCCTTGGGGGTCCCAACAACAAGAGCTGGGTCAGTAGTGACGTCAGATTCACGAGTCCTGAGGGATGTCTTCTATGATGGAAATGCATGCATGGAAAGATGCTCTGTGGTCTTGCGCATTGCTCCCAGCTTTATTAG GTTTGGATCGTTTGAGATCTTCAAACGAGCTGATGAGTTCACTGGCCGTCAAGGTCCCAGCTATGGCCACGATGAGATCAGAACCCAGATGCTGGATTATGTCATAGAGAGCTTCTACCCAGAGATCCATCAGAATCACTCAGACCGCATTGAGAGGAATACTGCTTTCTTCAGAGAG GTGACCTTACGAACAGCAAGGCTGGTGGCTCAGTGGCAGTGTGTGGGTTTCTGTCATGGAGTCCTCAATACTGATAACATGAGCATCCTGGGCCTGACTTTGGACTATGGGCCTTTCGGCTTCATGGACCG tttTGACCCAGATTTCATCTGTAATGCTTCCGATACTTCAGGCCGGTATTCTTACCAAGCCCAGCCGGCCATCTGCCGCTGGAATTTAGCTCGGCTCGCTGAAGCCCTGGTACCTGATCTACCTCCGGACCGGGCCGAACAGGTGCTGGATGAGTACCTACCTATATACAATGGCTTCTATCTGAGCAACATGAGGAAGAAACTGGGTCTGCTGAGGAAGGAGGAACCAGAGGACGAGATACTCATCACAGAGCTTATGCAGACTATGCATAACACAG GTGCGGATTTCACCAACACTTTCCGTAGCTTGAGTCAGATTTCCTGCCCAACACAGCAGGAGGGGGAAGATGAAACTGAGGCTATAAAACAAGCCACAGAGCTTCTCCTGCAGCAGTGTGCCTCTCTAGAGGAGCTCAAAGCTGCAAACAGACCCACCATGGATCCACG TGAACTTGCGATGCTGTTGTCCATGGCTCAGAGTAACCCTGCACTGTTCCAGATGATTTCGGACAGGAAGACAGTCGCCCGGCAGCTGGAAAGGCTCTCAAGATTAAAGGAGCTGATGGACACCACTGCAGAGCAACTAAGGGCCAAACAGACTGAAGACTGGTCCCGCTGGATCAAAAAATACAG GCAGCGGCTTGCTTGTGAGTGTGAATCAGGGCTTGATGTGAAAGAATTGCAGGAGGAGAGAGTACGTGTGATGAACAACAACAACCCGTATGTGGTTCTCAGAAACTACATCGCCCAGAATGCAGTAGAGGCAGCTGAAAATGATGACTTCTCAGAG GTCCAGAGAGTTCTGAAAGTGTTGGAAAAGCCGTTCTCTGTGCAGGAAGGTCTTGAAAAGCCAGGCTGGGTGGGAAGAGGAGGAGCGGTGGATTCAGGAGAAAGAGATGAAACCGGAGAACAAGGGAATACTTCAGGAGCAGAGGCTCGAGTACTTGTCCCATATGACAGCAAGCCCCCCATGTGGGCCAATGAGATCTGTGTCATCTGA
- the LOC109109536 gene encoding protein adenylyltransferase SelO-1, mitochondrial isoform X3 — MEDMGVNTSPCLERLEFDNVALKKLPLDPSTEPGVRQVRGACFSRVQPTPLKNPKFVAVSGPALALLGLDADEVLKDPLGPEYLSGSKVMPGSEPAAHCYCGHQFGQFAGQLGDGAACYLGEVKAPVDQSPELLLENPTGRWEIQVKGAGLTPYSRQADGRKVLRSSIREFLCSEAVFALGVPTTRAGSVVTSDSRVLRDVFYDGNACMERCSVVLRIAPSFIRFGSFEIFKRADEFTGRQGPSYGHDEIRTQMLDYVIESFYPEIHQNHSDRIERNTAFFREVTLRTARLVAQWQCVGFCHGVLNTDNMSILGLTLDYGPFGFMDRFDPDFICNASDTSGRYSYQAQPAICRWNLARLAEALVPDLPPDRAEQVLDEYLPIYNGFYLSNMRKKLGLLRKEEPEDEILITELMQTMHNTGADFTNTFRSLSQISCPTQQEGEDETEAIKQATELLLQQCASLEELKAANRPTMDPRELAMLLSMAQSNPALFQMISDRKTVARQLERLSRLKELMDTTAEQLRAKQTEDWSRWIKKYRQRLACECESGLDVKELQEERVRVMNNNNPYVVLRNYIAQNAVEAAENDDFSEVQRVLKVLEKPFSVQEGLEKPGWVGRGGAVDSGERDETGEQGNTSGAEARVLVPYDSKPPMWANEICVI, encoded by the exons ATGGAAGACATGGGCGTAAACACGAGCCCTTGCCTTGAGCGACTGGAGTTTGACAATGTTGCTCTTAAAAAACTTCCACTGGACCCGTCCACCGAACCAGGGGTCCGACAGGTCCGGGGGGCCTGCTTCTCTAGAGTCCAACCCACCCCTCTGAAGAACCCAAAGTTTGTGGCAGTTTCAGGTCCAGCTCTGGCACTGCTGGGTCTTGATGCTGATGAGGTTCTGAAGGATCCACTAGGCCCGGAGTATCTCAGCGGATCTAAAGTGATGCCAGGATCAGAGCCTGCTGCCCATTGCTACTGCGGGCACCAGTTTGGACAGTTTGCAGGACAGCTTGGGGACGGAGCTGCATGTTATCTCGGAGAAGTGAAAGCCCCGGTGGATCAGAGCCCTGAATTACTGCTTGAGAATCCCACTGGACGCTGGGAGATTCAGGTGAAGGGTGCTGGACTGACACCATACTCTAG aCAGGCAGATGGGCGAAAGGTTTTGCGCTCCAGCATACGCGAGTTCCTGTGCAGCGAGGCAGTTTTTGCCTTGGGGGTCCCAACAACAAGAGCTGGGTCAGTAGTGACGTCAGATTCACGAGTCCTGAGGGATGTCTTCTATGATGGAAATGCATGCATGGAAAGATGCTCTGTGGTCTTGCGCATTGCTCCCAGCTTTATTAG GTTTGGATCGTTTGAGATCTTCAAACGAGCTGATGAGTTCACTGGCCGTCAAGGTCCCAGCTATGGCCACGATGAGATCAGAACCCAGATGCTGGATTATGTCATAGAGAGCTTCTACCCAGAGATCCATCAGAATCACTCAGACCGCATTGAGAGGAATACTGCTTTCTTCAGAGAG GTGACCTTACGAACAGCAAGGCTGGTGGCTCAGTGGCAGTGTGTGGGTTTCTGTCATGGAGTCCTCAATACTGATAACATGAGCATCCTGGGCCTGACTTTGGACTATGGGCCTTTCGGCTTCATGGACCG tttTGACCCAGATTTCATCTGTAATGCTTCCGATACTTCAGGCCGGTATTCTTACCAAGCCCAGCCGGCCATCTGCCGCTGGAATTTAGCTCGGCTCGCTGAAGCCCTGGTACCTGATCTACCTCCGGACCGGGCCGAACAGGTGCTGGATGAGTACCTACCTATATACAATGGCTTCTATCTGAGCAACATGAGGAAGAAACTGGGTCTGCTGAGGAAGGAGGAACCAGAGGACGAGATACTCATCACAGAGCTTATGCAGACTATGCATAACACAG GTGCGGATTTCACCAACACTTTCCGTAGCTTGAGTCAGATTTCCTGCCCAACACAGCAGGAGGGGGAAGATGAAACTGAGGCTATAAAACAAGCCACAGAGCTTCTCCTGCAGCAGTGTGCCTCTCTAGAGGAGCTCAAAGCTGCAAACAGACCCACCATGGATCCACG TGAACTTGCGATGCTGTTGTCCATGGCTCAGAGTAACCCTGCACTGTTCCAGATGATTTCGGACAGGAAGACAGTCGCCCGGCAGCTGGAAAGGCTCTCAAGATTAAAGGAGCTGATGGACACCACTGCAGAGCAACTAAGGGCCAAACAGACTGAAGACTGGTCCCGCTGGATCAAAAAATACAG GCAGCGGCTTGCTTGTGAGTGTGAATCAGGGCTTGATGTGAAAGAATTGCAGGAGGAGAGAGTACGTGTGATGAACAACAACAACCCGTATGTGGTTCTCAGAAACTACATCGCCCAGAATGCAGTAGAGGCAGCTGAAAATGATGACTTCTCAGAG GTCCAGAGAGTTCTGAAAGTGTTGGAAAAGCCGTTCTCTGTGCAGGAAGGTCTTGAAAAGCCAGGCTGGGTGGGAAGAGGAGGAGCGGTGGATTCAGGAGAAAGAGATGAAACCGGAGAACAAGGGAATACTTCAGGAGCAGAGGCTCGAGTACTTGTCCCATATGACAGCAAGCCCCCCATGTGGGCCAATGAGATCTGTGTCATCTGA